The window AATAGAGGTCTCTACGCCTGTGAACTTCTTTAATCATATGCTTTACACGTTACTATATTACATGAACTCTACAGCCAAGGTGAATGTTGTGGATAGGCAGAGCTATGACGATCATCATGTGGTTGAAGATACTGCTATAACATTGGGTCAAGCATTCAAGGAAGTTCTAGGCGATAAAAAGGGTATAAGGAGATTTGCAAATACTATTATACCAATGGATGATGCGTTAGTATTAGTTGCAGTAGATATTTCAGGGAGAGGAGTTAGTAACGTTGAGTTTAGGTTGAAAAGAAACACTATAGGGGATTTAGCTATAGAGAATATATACCATTTCTTCTCTAGTTTCTCTTATCATTCTGGAGTTAACCTTCACGTGATTCAGTTGAGGGGAAAGAATACGCACCATATACTAGAGGCATCATTTAAAGGTTTGGGCATGTCATTATATGAGGCTAGTAGAATATTGTTCGAAGAAGTAAGGAGTCTCAAGGGAAGCCTATGACGTCCAAAAGGATTATTCCTTGTCTCGACGTGAAAGATGGAAGGGTAGTTAAAGGGGTAAATTTCCTTAATCTTGTGGATAAGGGAGATCCTGTTGAATTAGCTGCAAGGTACGAAGAGGAAGGGGCAGACGAAATTGTATTCTTAGATATTACAGCGACGATTGAGGGAAGAAAGACCATGATGAATGTTGTTAAAGATACTGCCAGTGTCATCTCAATACCTTTGACGGTTGGAGGCGGAATTAGGAGTTTAGATGATGTGTCGAAGATACTTGGAAACGGTGCCGACAAGGTTAGTATAAATACAGCAGCTGTGGAGAATAGGGATTTAGTGTCAATATCTTCAGCTGAATTTGGTTCACAGGCGATAGTTGTAGCTATAGACGTAAAAAGAATAGGTAAAGATTATTATGTATTTACTAGGTCAGGTAAATACAATACGGGCATAAACGCCATAAATTGGGCTAAGGATGTGGAAAAGTTAGGGGCAGGAGAAATATTACTTACTAGTATTGATAGGGATGGAACTAGAGAAGGATATGACATAGAAATCACTGAGTTAATATCTAAATCCGTAAATATACCTATAATTGCCAGTGGCGGTGCTGGTAAAATTGACGATTTCCTAGGCATTCTGAAAGTTGCCGATGCAGCTCTTGCTGCGGGCGTTTTTCATGATGGTGTTATCAGAATTATGGATTTGAAAAAATATTTGGGTAAAAATGGGGTAGAGGTGAGAATGTGATTAAATATGAGATACCAAAATCTAGACCAAACGAATTTAGTAAAGTACTCCCTTTAGTTGAACAAATATTAAATAAAGTTAAGGAAAGAGGAGATAAAGCATTATTAGAGTTAGAGGAGAAGTACGATAAGGCTAAATTAGATTCCGTGGTTGAAGATAGAATAGATGAACTGGCAAGTAAAATACCGGAAGAATATAAGGCAGCTATAGACAGAATTTATGATCAGCTTGTTGAATTTCATAAGACAACTTTACCATATATGGTAGGGGGAGGATATAACGGAATAGAATTTGGTATACTTTGGAGAGCAATTGAGAAAGTTGGTATATATGTACCTGGAGGATTGAAGTCTTATCCCTCTACCTTGTTGATGGCTGCAATTCCTGCTAGAGTAGCAGGAGTTAGTGAAATTTATGTGGCAACCCCACCAAATAGAATAGACTCTGTAATTGCGTATATAGCTAAAAAACTAAAAATCAATGCGTTATATAGAATTGGTGGGGCTCAGGCAATAGCTGCACTAGCTTATGGAACTGAGAGTGTAAAAAAGGTGGATAAAATTGTAGGTCCAGGGAATATTTTTGTCCAAGCGTCGAAGTTTTTGGTCAGCAAAGATGTGGCAATTGATGGAATAGAGGGACCAACTGAACTAGTTGTTATAGCAGATAGCTCAGCAGATTATAGGCATGTTATATTGGATATGAGAGCGCAGGCAGAACATGGATCTACATCTTATATAATACTAGTTACCACTTCAGATTTCCTAATTGATAAGGTAAAAGAGGAATTAGATAAGGAGGAGTTTACGTATTATATTGTCAAGGTCAAGAGTATAGATGAAGCGATAAATGTAGCAAACGATATAGCGCCAGAACATTTGTCGTTGTTTGTAAAAGACCCTAAATCTTATTTACATAAGATTAAGAATGCTGGCGCAATAAGTCTAGGTAAAACACCGCCAGCACTGATAGACTATGCGGCTGGTCCTGATCACATACTTCCGACAAATGCTTGGTCCAGGGTAAGAGGAGGTTTAACTGTTTATGACTTCTTGAAGCCCATTTCCTATGCCAATTCCGTAAATCCCGATAAGGAACTTGTAAATATGGCAAAGTTGATAGCTGAGTATGAGGGTTTCATATATCACTCTAAGAGCATAGGTGCTAGGTATGAGTGATGATGTTATAGATAAATTATATTCCATAATACTGGATCGTATGAAGACCATGAAGGAAGGTAGCTATACTGTTGAGCTAATTAAGAGGGGAAAGCATTACGTTGCCCAGAAAGTCGGAGAGGAGTCAACTGAGGCAATAATCGCTTCTCTAGTCGAGAGTCAGCAGAGGTTTGTGGAAGAGGTCTCAGACTTAATATATCATCTTTTGGTTCTTATGGCTCTAGAGAACGTTACGCCCCAAGATGTTTATAAAGAACTGGAGAGAAGGATGAAAAAATGAGGGCAGTATTAATCGATTATGGAGTCGGCAATTTATTTAGTATATATTCTGGGCTTAAGAGAGTAGGGTTTGAGGTGGAAATATCTAAAGAACCAAAGGGTAGTGAGGACTTAATTGTGTTTCCTGGAGTAGGTTCCTTTAGCGCGGTATCTAAATATCTTGTCGTTAGGAAGGAGAGATTTGAGGTGCTTAGAAGTAATGGAACAGGGTTTTTGGGTATTTGCCTAGGCATGCAGATAATGTTTGAAGAAGGTACTGAAGGCGGTCTGAACAAAGGTTTGGGTTGGCTGAAAGGCAGAGTCGATAAGATAAATCATCCAGGAGTCAAGATTCCACATATTGGTTGGGATAAGGTTAATGTGATTAGATATAATGAGCTAAGTGAGGGGATTAATGATCAATATGTGTACTATGCTCATAGTTATGTCGCTTATCCTACTGATAAAAATGTGATTTTAGGTACTACCTTGTACGGTGTAGATTATCCTGCCGTAGTAAATATCGGGAATATTGTTGGTACACAGTTTCATCCTGAAAAAAGCAGTCTAGTAGGAAGGAAGTTTTTAATGAATGTATACAGGTGGTTGAAAAAGTGATGAAGTTAAGTGAGGAACAAGCTAAAAAGATAGTTGATAAACTTTGGTTTAGACATACTGAATCCACAGTAATTGCCGTGCTTCAAGACGCTAATACCAAGGAAGTTTTGATGGTAGGTAGTATGAACAGGGATGCTGTAATAAAAACTTTGACTACAGGTTATGTGCATTTTTGGTCTTTAAGTAAGAAGACCCTTTGGTTGAAGGGAGAAACTAGTCATAATTATCAAATAGTGGAGGATGTGAAAGTGGATTGTGATGGAGATGCTTTAGTAGTCTTGGTTAATCCTCAAGGTCCAACATGCCATACAGGAAATAGGAGCTGTTTTTATAGAGATTTATTAGAATTTGAGAGATAGTAGAAAAGCGTTAATATTTGTTCATCGCATATTTTTAATTGGTTGAAGATATGAGCTCAATAAATAAAGAGGAATGGAAGGCTAAAATAATGGAGGCATTAACACAAGTTTATGATCCAGAAATTCCAGTGGATATAGTTAACTTAGGTTTGATTTATGAATTGAGAATTAATGATGACGGTGTGATTTATATTAGGCTTGGTCTTACAGCTCCTGGTTGCCCAGTTATTGATGACTTAATTTACACGGTAGAGCAAGTAGTGAAAGAAACTGTGCCTGCAAAGAGCGTGGAAGTTGATATTGATTTTGACACACAGTGGACTCCATTTAAGATGACAGCTGAAGGTAGAGAGAGGTTCAAAAAGCTATACGGTTATGATATTGTAGAAATGTGGATTCAAACTTATGGTTTACCTGACTCTCAGCAAGAGTCTCAACAAGAGCGGAATGCATAAATCCTTTCTAATCATTTGATTAAATGTGTCTTGGAGTATATTAGAGCTAATAAGAAATAATCCAGAAGCTTTAAAGGAAAATCTAAAGAAAAGATTTATTGATACATCTACTGTTGATAAGGCAGTAGAACTTGATAAAAAATGGAGACAGACTCTTCAGGAAGTTGAGAGATTAAGACATGAACATAATCTAATTAGTTCTCAAATTCCTAAGGCACCAAAAGAGCAAAAAAGTGAACTAATTAACAAGGCAAAAGAACTACTGAAGACCTTAGAGGATAAGGAAAAAGAATTGCAGAAGATAGAAGAGGAAAGGGAAAGTCTATTATTATCTCTTCCTAATCTTGTCCACGATTCTGTTCCAATAGGTCCAGATGAGAGTTATAGTCTTCCTATAAGATTCTGGGGTAAGTTTAAAGTATACAAAGATGATGTTAATGAGTTCCTAAAACAGACAAATGGACATAAGGTGGACTACGAGATAATAAGTTGGAAACCTGTAGGACATGCGGATATGTTAGAGAGTGTTTTACGATTAGGTGATACGAAGAAAGCAGGAGAGGTCGCTGCTTCGCGTTTCTATTATCTTTTTAACGATATAGTATGGTTAGATATAGCCTTATTACTTTATGCTATTGATACGATAACTTCAAGGGGATATACACTTGTTTTACCACCTTACATGCTTAGAGGAGAGGTAATTAAAAGTGTTATAGATCTAGATACATTTAAGGATGCTATATATAAGATCGAGGGAGAAGATCTATATTTAATAGCCACAGCCGAACACTCCATAGCAGCTTTATACTATAAGGAGGAGATACCAAGGGAAGAATTGCCCCTCAAGTTAGTTGGTGTGAGTCCTGCATTCAGGAAAGAGGCTGGTGCTGCAAACAAGGATTTAAAAGGTATATTCAGAGTGCATCAATTTCATAAGGTTGAGCAATTTATCTTCTCCTCTCCCGAGGACAGCTGGAAATATCATGAAGAAATGATTGAAAACGCAGAAGAGATATTCCGAGGTCTTGGTTTACCATATAGGGTAATAAATATAGCATCAGGTGATTTAGGTGCCCCTGCCGCTAAAAAATACGATCTTGAGGTGTGGATGCCGGCACAAGCTAAGTTTAGAGAAATGGTTAGTTGTAGTAATTGTCTTGACTGGCAAGCTTATAGGATGAGAATCAGATATGTGGAAAAGAACAATAAGAAGGGATACCTGCATACTTTAAACAGTACAGCAATAGCTAGCACCAGGGCTATAACAGCTATACTTGAGAATTACCAAAAGGAAGATGGTGTTGTAGAAGTACCAAAAATGTTGAGGAAATATTTAGAAACGTTTAGTAGTGCTCCAAAAGAATATATATATCCAAAGAAAAAGCCTAATACTACTTCTTAAGATATTTTCCTAGATTAGCTTCTATTTTTCTCATCTGTCTTTTTGCAACTCTCAAGAATAACTTAAGAGCCATCCTCACTGGGTAGTATAGTGGTCCCTTCATATAGAATCTATTCATAATATCTTCTCCCCAATATATATCGTGCCAAAAGACCTTTCTATACAACTCTATATGTGCCTCAGTTAGCTTTATTCTAGTAAACCAGTCCTTATTTTTAAAATATCCCATTGGAACGAAGAACATTGGGACAAGTATGCTTCTATATGAACGCAAATTATCCACTAACTCTATGGTTTTGTAGACATCATCTTCAGTTTCTTCGGGTAAACCCACTATCATGGTACCAGCTGGTACAATTCTATTTTCATGCATAATTTTGAAAGCCTGTTCAACAGTCTCAGGATATTCCTCTATTTTGAATGGAGCTGATTTTGCAGGCATTATTTCTTTAGCTAATCTTGACGAACCAGTCTCAATTCCGACCTCTACACCTAAATATTTCTGACTATCATTGTCATAAATAATCTCTGATAGTTTACTTATGAGACCATACTTCTCTTCTGAATATCTTATGGCTGCTAAGCTTGCGTGACTCCATGCTATAGTTTTGTAGTATTTTTTCACTAGTTTATGCAATTTAATAAGTGGCTCGGGTCTAGGAAATATTCCCGTAGCCCCATAGAATAATACGTCATCACTGTGTATTACGCCATGCCTTACTCCGTTCCTAACATTAACCAGCAATTCTTTTTCTATTTTGTCTAAAGGATAATATCTAGTTGGTCTTAATGTTACCGAGCAGAACCTGCATGATCTCGCACATCCTCTCATTATCTCAATGAGCCCATTGACACTAGCTCCCTTAATTTCTGAAATTTCATCAACTGATGGTGCCTCATCTGCACCAATGTATACATATTTAGGTAGTGGTTCATTATCCATTATCATTTGAGCTAGTTTTACGATGAATCTATCAGCCTCGCCATCAACTAATGTGTCTATTTGAACATCTTGTATCATATCTTCTCTCCACAGCCATTGCCATACTGAAGGTCCTCCAGCAATAATTTTCATTCCTCTTTCTTTTGCTTTCTTTATCTCAGGTCTTCTTATGAGTTCCTGGAAGCTCTTGTAATTGATTGGTTCTTTCTTTGTAATTCCCCACCATGTTGATGATGGCGGTCCGAAGGCAAAATAATCGTGGTGTGATACCATTAGTGCCTTTGCAGTTTCTAAATATTTATTCAGATAATCAGGATCTATAACTGCAGCTTTGAACCCTGCATCTATCAACGAAGCCTCTACTTTTCTTAACCCATAGGGTGCCTGGACTGGTCTTCCTAAATCATCTGTTTTCATTTTTGGGCATGCTAACCACTTCCATACACTTTCTGGAACGCCTACTGCAGGTCCAGTACCTAGGAATCCTAGGAACTCTTTGCCATGATGGTTAGTCATTAGACACCGATCAGTGGTCAAAATAAAATCGTACTTCTCTTCGGTCAAGAAATCACCTTAACTTAATTATATGTTCTTTTCATTTATAAAGATGATTTAGATAAGGCTTAATATTTTACCTGTAATTTTTCTTATATCTTGAGGTAAATCTTCTCTCTTTTCTACATTTTTAGCATCACTTGTATTTTCTTTCCATTCTTCATTATTAAGTAGCTTTGCACTAGTGAGACTCTGAAATATTATGATTTTTTCTCCTTTTTCATTTCTTGTTTCTTCTATAAGTAACTCTTGTCCTTTTACTTTCATGCTATATTTTGATTCAACGTTTGATATTTTCATGGCTATTTAGTATAATGGCTAAAAGTAACCATTAAAGTTTTTTGTGGGAATTTACTAAGAAAACGTGTACATTACAAATCGTTCTACAAGAATAATGATAATTGCATATAAATTTCAGGATTATAAATTAATTTTACTCCTCTTCCTGTGATTCTTCTAACTCTTCTCTCAGTAGATCTAATCCAACTTCCTTATAGTATTCTTCTCTCTCATGGGCTAACTGATCTTCAGATAATTTGATCTCCCCCTTGTCGCTAACTAGAGATGTTGTGAGTACTTTGGTGGTCTTACCCTTATTCTCCTTTACACTATATTGCTTCTTCTCCTTATCTGTCATTTCTCTCTCAAACTTACATTTGGTGCACCTTAGAATATCCTTGTTATCTTTCTTAGCTGGCACCATTAATCCGCCACATTTTGGACAGAATTGCATTCAAAAATCACCATATATTGATGTAAAGCCTTAAAGATATATATAAGGGTTTTGCTTAATAAAAACTTATATAATTTTTATTCTAGGATCTTCCTTTACCACATTTAATACTATACTGGTGTATGTCCTTTCTATCTTAGGATTTTTAAGAAGCGACTTAATAAAGGTATCTAGATCTTCTATGCTCCTAAATTTAGCAATGAGCATAACATCATATTCGCCCACCACATCGTATACCGCTACTACATTATCTAGGTTAGATACCTCTTTTTCGAATTCGAGAATGTGTTTACCGTCTACCTTAATCATTAATATGCTTGTGACAGGATAACCTAACTTTGAATAATCTATTAATGCAGTGAATCCTTTTACTACTCCTTCTTGGACTAGCCTCATAAGTCTATTATGTAGTGTTGCAGGGGATACGTTCATTTCTTCTGCTAATCTTCTGAGACTTATTCTAGAATCTTTAAGTAATTCTATTAAAAGTTTTTTATCTATTGCGTCTATTTCTATCTTTTTTCTATCTGACATATATTTCTACATTATAAATATATGGACCTGTTAAAAAATTTTTATCTTAATAAGGATTCTTCATTTAAAGTTTAGTTGTGATATACCGGATAGTATAAGTTGAACGCCAAATGCTGCAATTATAATTGCGGTAAATCTTCCTGCCGCAACTGTACCAGTCTGTCCTAGGATTTTCACTAGATAAGGTCCACTCAATAACGAGAGATAGACTAATAGGGTCACTATTCCACTACTTATTACTAATTCTAGCGGATTATAATCCACTGATAAACTTATGAGCGCAGTCATAGTACCGGGTCCAACTAATAGTGGAGTAGCTATTGGAGTTACTATTGCCTCTCTGAGACTTCTTATGAATCTTAACTGCTGAAATCCACCCATGGTGTCAATTCCTAAATATACTAATAACACTCCTCCTGCAATTTGTAATGCTTGTGCTGAAAGTCCCAAGAAGTCTAATAAGGGTCTACCGATCAAGGAAAACAATGTCAGTAGAATTAGGATTGCGATAGTAATCTTATTTATCATGTAATTCCAAGACACTCTCTCCTGTGAGTCCCTATTTGCTTCTTCATATATTGCTAGTAGAAATGGAAGCACAGAAAAAGGATCTATAATAGCAAATAGTTTTACAACTATTGTTGCTATGGTTATAGCTAGGTTCTCACTCATTCTAATTGAGATAAAAGTTCTCTAAGGATTTTAATTCTTTGATCCTTATCTTCGGTAAATGTTGCAACTACAAGTTTACTAAGTATTGAATAGATACGGGAAATTTCCCCCTTACATTTTTCAGTATCGTCCTTTGTTTCATTTATCTTTATTTGTAACTGTTGTAGCGCTGATAAAATTTCGTCAAGCATGTGCTGATCTATATGTTCTCCATGTTCATCATGTTGATGTTCATCTTCTATTTCTCTTCTTATTGTGTCAAGGTCTTCCTCGCTCTTAGGAATCTTGTTTATTCTCAGTTTCATCTTCTCCCTCTTCAGTATCTACATTTCTTATATTTTTAGTTTCGCCTTCCCGAATTATCATCTTATCTACTCCCATCCGTAAATAATGCTTGATTACAATACTTATCTTTCCTGCTGCTCTCACAGGTATACATTCAGTTTCGACCTCGTCGCCAGTAACAAGAGTTGCAACCACCTTAGCCTGTTTTTTAGCTTCATCGCAATACTCGACATTAACTGATTTAATCTTGCCCATATACAGCAAAGACTCCATATCTCTGCCTTTCACTCCTATTCTACTCATCTTTTCACTCCTATTCCTCTTATTTCCTCAACTTTTAATCCTTTCTCTTCTAGGTAAGTATCTATGCCCTCTCTTATCTCATGTATTACATCAAATCCTTTCTCTACCAGAACTGTACCTAATCCCACCAGTTTAGCACCGACCGAGATTAATTCTATTGCATCCCTCCAATCGAAGACTCCTCCTACTCCTATTATTTCAGGCTCATATTCCTTAAAAATGTCATGAATAACTCTTACAGCTAATGCATGTATACATTTCCCGGATATTCCGCCTGTACCATAGCTCAGTATAGGCTTAAAATCTTCAACGTCAATCAGCATTCCTTTAAGTGTATTAATCAAAGTTAGTCCATCTGCTCCTGCGGAAAGAGCCCTACCAGCTATCTCTACTATATTATCCCAAGGACCTAACTTCACAAATACTGGTTTTTTCACTATTGACTTTACATTCTTAACTATTTCCTCCACATAAGTTAAATTGGACTCGCCAAAACCCCTTCTATTTGGGCTACTCACATTAAGCTCAATTATAACGGGAATATCATTTATTTTAGACACAGCATCAATGTATTCATTTACATTACTACCGCCTACGCTTATTATCAGTTTACATTTTATCTCACTAAGATCTCTCAGAATTTGAATCCCAGGATTCCCTAAACCTATGGCGTTAAGATAGCAACTATCACTTATTTTCACAAAAGTAGGTGATCTATGAGGTTCTAATGGTGTACAAGTTAGAGTCTTACTGGTTATTGCTGAAGGCTCATACTTTTCACATACATTTTGCATATATTCTTTTGTTGGTGGTACAATACCTGACGCTATTACTATAGGATCTTTAAAATTAACTCCTGCTACTTGAATCAAATATATTCACACCTCTTATAGGATAAACATTCTCTCCATCAAATGCTAATTTACCTTCAACTATCACGTTTGTGACTTTAGCATCTAAACTAAATCGATCCATTGGTGTCTCTGTGACTTTACTGAATTTTGTTGTGTACCTCCAGTTCTCTCTCTTTATTACAGTAAAATTAGCCCTATATCCTTCCTTTATCTTTCCAGTTGGAATATTTAGGATTCTAGAGGGATTGCTGGATAATAGAGATATCGCCCTATCTATACTGATTAAACCCTTGAACATTAATGAGTATATATACGGTGTTGAGAAAGAGACACCTGCTATTCCTGGTGGGCAAAGATCAAAGTTCATTTTCTTCTCTTCTTTTGAATGTGGAGCATGGTCACTTGCAATACAATCCACTTCAAATAACCCCTTTAAGAATAGTTTAAGTCTCGTAACATAATCCCTGATAGGTGGGTTAACTTTGCTTATACAGTCCCTTTCGCCATCTACAACAAGGTGATGTGTTGTTATATCCGTGGTGAAGCCCATACTTTTAGCCAATTCCAGTGTTTCGAAGTTGGTTATATGGGTAATATGCACATTTCCTTTCACCAAATTGATGGAAGCAGTTTCCATCCAATAACTTCTTCTTAGACTCCTTTCGATCTTAGAGACAAAGGGCATCTCTGGGTGTAGTACTTTCAATTTTTTACTTTTTTCTAAAACATGCCTTGTTTCTTCCTTTTCCAGGTCTTCAGGATATATTTTGTATCCTGCTATGGGTAATTTATCTATTTCTTCAACTTCTTTGCTTACACCACTATATATACCGTAGTCAGTTCTTGAATATAATTGAAATTCTCTTAATCTCTCCTTTATTCTATCTGTGGTATTAATGTAAGGAACAGTGTTTGGCATATCCACTATAACCCCAACACCGCCATACACTGCTTCACTTGTAGCTGTAGCTACAGTTTCTTTGTATGACAATTGTGCTCCTCTAACGTGGACATGGAGATCAACTGATGCAGGCAGTATCAATTCTTCATTGGTAAAAGTCATATCAGGCTTGCAGTTTGCCCTAATTTCCTTTATTAATCTATCAAAATTTATACAGATTTCTTTTATTTCTCCTTCATAATACGCTTTCCCTTTTATCCACAATCCTACTCACCTGTACGAATGGTCCCTCAACACAGGTCATAACGCCCTTATATTCACACTCTCCGCAAACTCCTAATGTACAATTCATTTTAACCCATCTTAAATATACAAAAGAGTCAGATGGGAGCCTATGTAAGTCTTCCTTTGGAGCTGAAGATATTATCATATCGCCCTCAATTTTGTCTGTAATCTCGAATTCTATATCTTTACAG is drawn from Sulfolobus acidocaldarius SUSAZ and contains these coding sequences:
- a CDS encoding diguanylate cyclase, whose amino-acid sequence is MIQVAGVNFKDPIVIASGIVPPTKEYMQNVCEKYEPSAITSKTLTCTPLEPHRSPTFVKISDSCYLNAIGLGNPGIQILRDLSEIKCKLIISVGGSNVNEYIDAVSKINDIPVIIELNVSSPNRRGFGESNLTYVEEIVKNVKSIVKKPVFVKLGPWDNIVEIAGRALSAGADGLTLINTLKGMLIDVEDFKPILSYGTGGISGKCIHALAVRVIHDIFKEYEPEIIGVGGVFDWRDAIELISVGAKLVGLGTVLVEKGFDVIHEIREGIDTYLEEKGLKVEEIRGIGVKR
- a CDS encoding antibiotic resistance protein MarC, whose translation is MSENLAITIATIVVKLFAIIDPFSVLPFLLAIYEEANRDSQERVSWNYMINKITIAILILLTLFSLIGRPLLDFLGLSAQALQIAGGVLLVYLGIDTMGGFQQLRFIRSLREAIVTPIATPLLVGPGTMTALISLSVDYNPLELVISSGIVTLLVYLSLLSGPYLVKILGQTGTVAAGRFTAIIIAAFGVQLILSGISQLNFK
- the pyrC gene encoding dihydroorotase (Catalyzes the formation of dihydroorotate in the de novo pyrimidine biosynthetic pathway) is translated as MWIKGKAYYEGEIKEICINFDRLIKEIRANCKPDMTFTNEELILPASVDLHVHVRGAQLSYKETVATATSEAVYGGVGVIVDMPNTVPYINTTDRIKERLREFQLYSRTDYGIYSGVSKEVEEIDKLPIAGYKIYPEDLEKEETRHVLEKSKKLKVLHPEMPFVSKIERSLRRSYWMETASINLVKGNVHITHITNFETLELAKSMGFTTDITTHHLVVDGERDCISKVNPPIRDYVTRLKLFLKGLFEVDCIASDHAPHSKEEKKMNFDLCPPGIAGVSFSTPYIYSLMFKGLISIDRAISLLSSNPSRILNIPTGKIKEGYRANFTVIKRENWRYTTKFSKVTETPMDRFSLDAKVTNVIVEGKLAFDGENVYPIRGVNIFDSSSRS